A single window of Usitatibacter rugosus DNA harbors:
- a CDS encoding Tll0287-like domain-containing protein: protein MGLRLKFNIVLFLVFAAGMGVSAYVSHRLLQDNAKEEVLRNAGLMMEAALSIRGYTVTQVKPHLEAQLAETFLPQTVPAYAATETFNTLRKKYPDYSYKEATLNPTNPRDKAVEWEADVVNAFRNAGASLPEVTGMRDTPVGPMLYLARPLQIKDPACLVCHSVPANAPASMIKLYGENNGFGWKHQEIIGAQVVSVPMSLPIKNANKAFVTFIGSLAAIFVVTFIVLNVMLSVMIIRPISRMSAAADQVSTGDFDVPEFKTKGRDEIHALGTSFNRMRRSLQKALKLIER, encoded by the coding sequence ATGGGTCTCAGACTCAAATTCAACATCGTTTTGTTTCTCGTTTTCGCAGCCGGGATGGGCGTTTCGGCCTACGTCTCGCACAGGCTCCTGCAGGACAACGCGAAGGAAGAAGTCCTTCGCAACGCCGGCCTCATGATGGAGGCTGCGCTGTCGATCCGGGGCTACACGGTCACGCAGGTGAAGCCGCACCTGGAAGCGCAGCTCGCGGAGACCTTCCTGCCGCAGACGGTCCCGGCCTACGCGGCCACGGAGACCTTCAATACCCTGCGGAAAAAGTATCCCGACTATTCGTACAAGGAAGCCACGCTGAATCCCACCAATCCGCGCGACAAGGCGGTGGAGTGGGAAGCCGACGTGGTGAACGCCTTCCGCAACGCGGGCGCCTCGCTCCCCGAAGTGACGGGCATGCGCGACACGCCCGTGGGCCCGATGCTCTACCTCGCCCGCCCGCTGCAGATCAAGGATCCGGCCTGCCTCGTCTGCCATAGCGTTCCGGCAAACGCTCCCGCCTCGATGATCAAGCTCTACGGCGAGAACAACGGCTTCGGCTGGAAGCACCAGGAGATCATCGGAGCGCAGGTCGTGTCGGTGCCGATGTCGCTGCCGATCAAGAACGCGAACAAGGCCTTCGTCACGTTCATCGGCTCGCTGGCGGCGATCTTCGTGGTGACCTTCATCGTGCTGAACGTCATGCTCTCGGTGATGATCATCCGGCCGATCTCGCGCATGAGCGCGGCCGCGGACCAGGTGTCGACCGGGGACTTCGACGTGCCCGAGTTCAAGACCAAGGGCCGGGACGAGATCCACGCGCTGGGGACCTCCTTCAACCGGATGCGCCGCAGCCTGCAAAAGGCCCTCAAGCTGATCGAGCGGTAA
- a CDS encoding tripartite tricarboxylate transporter permease — MDFLNNLALGFSVALTFSNIMYCFIGVLLGTLIGVLPGIGPIATISMLLPATFVLPPVSALIMLAGIYYGAQYGGSTTAILVNLPGEVSSVVTCLDGYQLARQGKAGKALGVAALSSFFAGSVATLLIAGFAPPLAELALKFGPADYFSLMVLGLVAAVVLAHGSLIKAIAMIILGLLMGLIGTDVNSGVARYSFGLPELIDGVGIGTIAMGIFGFSEIIRNLEQGEKREVFTKSITGLLPNFADIKQVTPATLRGTALGAFLGILPGGGPVLGSFSAYTLEKKLSKDPSRFGKGALEGVAAPESANNAAAQTSFIPLLTLGIPSNPVMALMIGAMIIHGIQPGPQIMTAKPELFWGMIASMWVGNFLLVVLNLPMIGLWVKLLSVDYKYLYPAILTFCCIGVYSINNATMDVFLTALFGFIGYLFIKLDTEPAPLLLGFVLGPMMEENLRRALLLSRGKIDVFYERPISLVLLILSAALLLIVMAPSISKKREEAFQE; from the coding sequence ATGGACTTCCTCAACAACCTGGCACTCGGCTTCTCGGTCGCGCTGACCTTCAGCAACATCATGTATTGCTTCATCGGCGTGCTGCTCGGTACGCTGATCGGGGTGTTGCCCGGCATCGGACCGATCGCGACGATCTCCATGCTGCTGCCCGCCACGTTCGTGCTGCCACCGGTGTCCGCGCTGATCATGCTGGCCGGCATCTACTACGGAGCGCAGTACGGCGGCTCGACGACGGCCATCCTGGTGAACCTGCCGGGGGAGGTCTCATCGGTGGTGACCTGCCTGGACGGCTATCAGTTAGCGAGGCAGGGAAAGGCAGGGAAGGCACTCGGGGTCGCGGCGCTCTCGTCCTTCTTCGCGGGCTCGGTGGCCACGCTGCTGATCGCGGGCTTCGCCCCGCCGCTCGCGGAGCTGGCCCTGAAGTTCGGCCCCGCGGACTACTTCTCGCTGATGGTGCTGGGCCTGGTCGCCGCGGTGGTGCTGGCGCACGGCTCGCTCATCAAGGCGATCGCGATGATCATCCTCGGGCTGCTGATGGGGCTGATCGGCACCGACGTGAACTCCGGCGTGGCGCGCTACAGCTTCGGCCTTCCGGAGCTGATCGACGGCGTGGGCATCGGCACGATCGCGATGGGCATCTTCGGCTTCTCCGAGATCATCCGGAACCTGGAGCAAGGCGAGAAGCGCGAGGTGTTCACGAAGTCGATCACCGGCCTGCTTCCGAACTTCGCCGACATCAAGCAGGTCACGCCGGCGACGCTGCGCGGAACCGCGCTGGGTGCGTTCCTCGGCATCCTGCCGGGCGGTGGCCCGGTGCTGGGCTCGTTCTCGGCCTACACGCTGGAGAAGAAGCTGTCGAAGGACCCGAGCCGCTTCGGCAAGGGCGCCCTCGAGGGCGTGGCCGCCCCGGAGTCCGCGAACAACGCGGCCGCGCAGACTTCCTTCATCCCGCTGCTCACGCTCGGCATCCCGTCCAACCCGGTGATGGCGCTGATGATCGGCGCGATGATCATCCACGGCATCCAGCCCGGCCCGCAGATCATGACGGCGAAGCCCGAGCTCTTCTGGGGGATGATCGCCTCGATGTGGGTGGGCAACTTCCTGCTCGTGGTGCTGAACCTGCCGATGATCGGCCTGTGGGTGAAGCTGCTGTCGGTCGACTACAAGTACCTCTACCCGGCGATCCTCACGTTCTGCTGCATCGGCGTGTACTCGATCAACAACGCCACGATGGACGTCTTCCTGACGGCGCTCTTCGGCTTCATCGGCTACCTCTTCATCAAGCTCGACACCGAGCCAGCCCCGTTGCTGCTGGGCTTCGTGCTGGGACCGATGATGGAGGAGAACTTGCGAAGAGCGCTGCTGCTCTCGCGAGGCAAGATCGACGTGTTCTACGAACGCCCGATCAGCCTCGTGCTGCTGATCCTCTCCGCCGCGCTGCTGCTGATCGTGATGGCGCCGTCGATCTCCAAGAAGCGCGAAGAAGCTTTCCAGGAGTAG
- a CDS encoding class I adenylate-forming enzyme family protein has product MNATEYLTKAARNHPERTALYLGSSPWASYKDLARRVSALAGGLRARGLEPGSRVMILQRNAPEYLEAMYAAWWAGLVVVPVNAKLHPKEVSYITEHAGVRYRFETEGADYRRLLASGPLAEPDPQGGLAWLFYTSGTTGRPKGAMLSHANLACMTESYFRSVDEVPAGGCLLHAAPMSHGSGLYTFTHLAAGAAQVVPESGGFDADEVLRLCESHDEVSLFAAPTMVKRLTEAARASGRSAPGLRTLVYGGGPMYQADIHEAIAVLGNRFAQIYGQGETPMTITALSKFHHGDTAHPRHAQRLASVGVAHHGVEVAIRGEDGRDLAPGEVGEVCVRGGTVMSGYWEDPEATTRALRGGWLWTGDLGALDADGFLTLKDRSKDLIISGGSNIYPREVEEVLLAHPSVAEVSVVGRPDPEWGESVVAFVVARGTAPSAAELDRWCLEHIARFKRPKDYRFVESLPKNHYGKVLKTELRGRLDTP; this is encoded by the coding sequence GTGAATGCCACGGAATACCTGACAAAGGCCGCCCGGAACCATCCCGAGCGGACCGCACTGTACCTCGGAAGCTCGCCCTGGGCGTCCTACAAGGATCTCGCCCGGCGCGTCTCCGCGCTGGCCGGGGGCCTGCGTGCGCGCGGCCTCGAGCCCGGCAGCCGCGTCATGATCCTGCAGCGCAACGCCCCCGAGTACCTGGAGGCGATGTATGCCGCGTGGTGGGCCGGTCTCGTCGTGGTGCCAGTAAACGCGAAGTTGCACCCGAAAGAAGTGAGCTACATCACTGAACACGCGGGCGTGCGTTACCGCTTCGAGACGGAGGGCGCGGACTATCGCCGCCTGCTGGCTTCCGGGCCCCTGGCCGAGCCCGATCCGCAGGGCGGACTGGCGTGGCTCTTCTACACGAGCGGCACCACCGGGCGGCCGAAGGGCGCGATGCTCTCGCACGCGAACCTGGCGTGCATGACGGAGAGCTACTTCCGCAGCGTCGACGAGGTGCCTGCCGGCGGATGCCTGCTGCACGCGGCCCCGATGTCGCACGGCTCGGGGCTCTACACGTTCACGCACCTCGCGGCGGGCGCGGCCCAGGTCGTCCCCGAGTCGGGCGGCTTCGACGCGGACGAGGTGCTGCGCCTCTGCGAATCGCATGACGAGGTCTCCCTCTTCGCGGCACCGACGATGGTGAAACGCCTCACCGAGGCCGCGCGCGCCTCGGGGCGATCGGCGCCAGGGCTGCGCACCCTCGTGTATGGAGGCGGGCCGATGTACCAGGCGGACATCCACGAGGCCATCGCCGTGCTCGGCAACCGCTTCGCGCAGATCTACGGCCAGGGAGAAACGCCGATGACGATCACCGCGCTGTCGAAATTCCACCACGGCGACACGGCGCATCCGAGGCACGCGCAGCGTCTCGCTTCGGTGGGCGTTGCGCACCACGGCGTGGAGGTCGCGATCCGCGGTGAAGACGGGCGCGACCTGGCGCCCGGCGAGGTGGGTGAGGTCTGCGTTCGCGGCGGCACCGTGATGTCGGGCTACTGGGAGGATCCGGAAGCGACAACTCGCGCGCTACGCGGCGGCTGGCTCTGGACCGGAGACCTCGGAGCGCTCGATGCCGACGGTTTCCTCACGCTCAAGGACCGCAGCAAGGACCTCATCATCAGCGGCGGCTCCAACATCTACCCGCGCGAGGTGGAGGAGGTCCTGCTCGCGCATCCCTCGGTGGCCGAGGTTTCGGTGGTGGGCCGTCCGGATCCCGAATGGGGCGAGAGCGTGGTGGCCTTCGTCGTCGCCCGCGGGACGGCGCCTTCGGCCGCGGAGCTCGACCGCTGGTGCCTCGAGCACATCGCGCGCTTCAAGCGGCCCAAGGACTACCGGTTCGTCGAGAGCCTGCCGAAGAATCACTACGGCAAGGTCCTGAAGACCGAGCTGCGCGGTAGACTCGACACCCCATGA
- a CDS encoding Bug family tripartite tricarboxylate transporter substrate binding protein — MKRREFLVAGGTLAMSLSLPARAAFPEKPVRYYIAFAPGGESDVAARLQQPYFRKKFGQELIVDSKPGAGGALAWSQLNTFPGDGYTVMGTNLPHIVLQPLEGNVQYKTEDITNIHFFQYTPDAIIVRAESPLKTYQDLVAAAKANPGKLNFAGSGTNSANHAAHERLNNLAGIKTQYVAFKGTGDLVASLIGGHVDGAMSYSPLALQQKGKARMLAVASEKRLELFPDVPTFRELGLDWVDGAIRGIGVPKSTPEDLRKKLSDMFSEINRDPEFRKQMLDNGFELMDITYDKMPAFMEERKKIYLGTAKLMGLAK, encoded by the coding sequence ATGAAAAGACGCGAATTCCTGGTGGCGGGCGGCACGCTCGCCATGTCGCTATCGCTGCCCGCGCGCGCGGCATTTCCCGAGAAGCCCGTGCGCTACTACATCGCGTTCGCCCCCGGCGGCGAATCGGATGTCGCCGCGCGCCTGCAGCAGCCGTACTTCCGGAAGAAATTCGGCCAGGAGCTCATCGTCGATTCGAAGCCCGGCGCCGGCGGCGCGCTCGCCTGGTCGCAGCTGAACACCTTCCCCGGCGACGGCTACACCGTGATGGGCACCAACCTGCCCCACATCGTGCTTCAGCCCCTTGAAGGGAATGTCCAGTACAAGACGGAAGACATCACGAACATCCATTTCTTCCAGTACACGCCCGACGCGATCATCGTTCGCGCCGAAAGCCCCCTCAAGACCTACCAGGACCTCGTGGCCGCAGCCAAGGCAAATCCCGGCAAGCTCAACTTCGCCGGTTCCGGAACCAATTCCGCGAACCACGCGGCGCACGAGCGGCTGAACAACCTCGCCGGCATCAAGACGCAGTACGTCGCGTTCAAGGGCACGGGAGACCTCGTCGCCTCGCTGATCGGCGGGCACGTGGACGGCGCCATGTCGTATTCGCCGCTCGCGCTCCAGCAGAAAGGCAAGGCGCGCATGCTCGCCGTCGCCTCGGAGAAGCGCCTCGAGCTCTTCCCCGATGTGCCGACCTTCCGCGAGCTGGGGCTGGACTGGGTGGACGGCGCCATCCGCGGCATCGGCGTGCCGAAGTCCACGCCGGAGGACCTCCGCAAGAAGCTCTCGGACATGTTCTCCGAGATCAACCGCGATCCCGAATTCAGGAAGCAGATGCTCGACAACGGCTTCGAGCTGATGGACATCACCTACGACAAGATGCCCGCCTTCATGGAAGAGCGGAAGAAGATCTACCTGGGCACCGCCAAGCTGATGGGCCTCGCGAAGTGA
- a CDS encoding alpha/beta fold hydrolase, which yields MSAPLFEGFRDTRIRTGETEIAAWVGGSGPPLLLLHGYPQTRAIWHRVAPRLARRYTVVASDLRGYGDSAKPAGGTDHAGYSKRAMAADQVELMRSLGHESFFLAGHDRGGRVAHRLAADHPKAVTKVAVLDIAPTLAMYEQTTEAFARAYWHWFFLILPAPQPERMIGGDRLAYLHFKIGQGRAGMKPFAREALAEYERCFTDESIHAMCEDYRAAAAIDLVHDRADRDAGRKLPMPLLALWGGHGVVEACFKPVDEWLRVAQDAKGHALPAGHYLPEEVPEQVADEFEGFFK from the coding sequence ATGAGCGCTCCCCTCTTCGAAGGCTTTCGCGACACGCGCATCCGCACCGGCGAGACCGAGATCGCCGCGTGGGTCGGCGGCTCCGGCCCGCCCCTGCTCTTGCTGCACGGCTATCCGCAGACGCGCGCCATCTGGCACAGGGTCGCGCCGCGCCTCGCCCGGCGCTACACCGTCGTGGCCTCGGATCTGCGCGGCTACGGAGACTCCGCCAAGCCCGCGGGCGGAACCGACCACGCGGGCTACTCGAAGCGCGCGATGGCCGCGGACCAGGTCGAGCTCATGCGCTCGCTGGGCCACGAGAGCTTCTTCCTCGCGGGCCACGACCGCGGAGGGCGCGTGGCGCACCGGCTCGCGGCCGACCATCCGAAGGCGGTCACGAAAGTCGCCGTCCTGGATATCGCGCCGACGCTCGCGATGTACGAGCAGACGACCGAGGCTTTCGCGCGCGCCTACTGGCACTGGTTCTTCCTCATCCTCCCGGCGCCGCAGCCCGAGCGCATGATCGGCGGCGACCGCCTCGCCTACCTGCACTTCAAGATCGGCCAGGGGCGAGCCGGCATGAAGCCTTTCGCGCGGGAAGCGCTCGCCGAGTATGAACGGTGCTTCACGGACGAATCGATCCACGCGATGTGCGAGGACTATCGTGCAGCGGCGGCGATCGATCTCGTGCACGATCGCGCCGACCGCGACGCGGGGCGGAAGCTCCCCATGCCGCTGCTGGCGTTGTGGGGCGGGCACGGCGTGGTCGAAGCCTGCTTCAAGCCCGTAGACGAATGGCTGCGCGTCGCCCAAGATGCGAAAGGGCACGCGCTGCCCGCGGGGCACTACCTGCCGGAGGAAGTCCCGGAGCAGGTGGCCGACGAATTCGAAGGGTTCTTCAAGTAA
- a CDS encoding tripartite tricarboxylate transporter TctB family protein, which translates to MMKKGNQTDFWAGVMFASIGFLFLIVAYGVKIGDKVLMAGYSMGTPARMGPAFFPFWLGLILFILGVAIAVMALRSSEVKPVEKFHWGPILWVLSAVVSFGLLMKPLGMPIAGIILVVIASMGSHDFRWKPTIILAVCLIIFATGVFVYGLKLPIPLCPDVANLQDMRACRV; encoded by the coding sequence ATGATGAAGAAAGGAAACCAGACGGATTTCTGGGCCGGCGTGATGTTCGCCAGCATCGGATTCCTGTTCCTGATCGTTGCCTACGGCGTGAAGATCGGCGACAAGGTGCTGATGGCCGGCTACTCGATGGGTACCCCGGCGCGCATGGGCCCCGCATTCTTCCCCTTCTGGCTCGGCCTCATCCTGTTCATCCTCGGCGTCGCCATCGCCGTGATGGCGCTGCGCAGCAGCGAGGTGAAGCCCGTCGAGAAATTCCACTGGGGCCCGATCCTCTGGGTCCTCTCCGCCGTGGTGTCCTTCGGCCTGCTCATGAAGCCGCTGGGCATGCCGATCGCGGGCATCATCCTCGTCGTCATCGCCAGCATGGGAAGCCACGACTTCCGCTGGAAGCCCACGATCATCCTCGCGGTGTGCCTGATCATCTTCGCGACCGGGGTGTTCGTCTACGGGTTGAAGCTGCCGATCCCGCTCTGTCCCGACGTCGCGAACCTGCAGGACATGCGCGCTTGCCGCGTCTAA
- a CDS encoding tartrate dehydrogenase produces the protein MKRFRIAVVAGDGIGTEVVPEGIRVLEAAGRKFGFEFQWDEKPWSCEYYAKHGRMMPEDGLASIKGHDAIFLGACGFPGVPDHVSLWGLLIPIRREFQQYVNLRPVRLMPGVPSPLAGRKPGDIDFWVVRENNEGEYSSMGGRMHAGTEHEFASQLSVFTRRGTDRIMKFAFELARKRTRKHVTSATKSNGIAITMPYWDERFKEMSAKYPDVKTSQYHIDILTAHFVQHPDWFDVVVGSNLFGDILSDLGPACTGTIGIAPSANLNPEREFPSCFEPVHGSAPDIAGKGIANPIGQVWSGAMMLEHLGEPAAAAAIVQAIETVLKDGPRTRDMGGNAGTQDVGKAIAQIIGG, from the coding sequence GTGAAGCGTTTTCGCATTGCCGTCGTCGCGGGCGACGGGATCGGCACCGAAGTGGTGCCTGAAGGCATCCGCGTGCTCGAGGCCGCGGGCCGCAAGTTCGGCTTCGAGTTCCAGTGGGACGAGAAGCCCTGGAGCTGCGAGTACTACGCCAAGCACGGCCGGATGATGCCCGAGGACGGGCTCGCGTCGATCAAGGGGCACGACGCGATCTTCCTCGGCGCGTGCGGGTTTCCCGGCGTTCCCGACCACGTCTCGCTCTGGGGCCTGCTGATCCCGATCCGCCGCGAGTTCCAGCAGTACGTGAACCTGCGTCCCGTGCGCCTGATGCCCGGCGTGCCTTCGCCGCTCGCGGGCCGCAAGCCCGGCGACATCGATTTCTGGGTCGTGCGCGAGAACAACGAGGGCGAGTACTCCTCGATGGGCGGGCGCATGCACGCGGGCACGGAGCACGAGTTCGCCTCGCAGCTCTCGGTGTTCACGCGCCGCGGCACCGACCGCATCATGAAATTCGCCTTCGAGCTCGCGCGGAAGCGCACGAGGAAGCACGTGACCTCGGCCACCAAGTCCAACGGCATCGCGATCACCATGCCGTACTGGGACGAGCGCTTCAAGGAGATGTCCGCGAAGTATCCGGACGTGAAGACCTCGCAATACCACATCGACATCCTCACGGCGCACTTCGTCCAGCATCCCGACTGGTTCGATGTCGTCGTGGGCTCCAACCTCTTCGGCGACATCCTCTCGGACCTCGGGCCCGCGTGCACCGGCACGATCGGCATCGCGCCCTCGGCGAACCTGAATCCCGAGCGCGAGTTCCCGTCGTGCTTCGAGCCGGTGCACGGAAGCGCGCCGGACATCGCCGGCAAGGGCATCGCGAATCCCATCGGCCAGGTCTGGTCGGGCGCGATGATGCTCGAGCACCTGGGCGAGCCCGCCGCGGCCGCCGCGATCGTGCAGGCGATCGAGACGGTGCTCAAGGATGGCCCGCGCACGCGCGACATGGGCGGCAACGCGGGCACGCAGGACGTCGGCAAGGCCATCGCACAAATCATCGGAGGATGA